The sequence ATATTGATAATCGGAACCATAGGCTTGCATTCCAAGTTCACCAGGTCATGTACGTTTATAACCTTTTACAGGGAAAAACACCAGAAGGCCAAGATATAGCCGTAAAGATTCTTTCACGGCAATCAGGACAAGGATTGCTCGAGTTTAAAACTGAGCTCATACTCATTTCTAAACTGCAGCATGTGAACCTTGTTAAGCTACTTGGCTTTTGCATTCATGGCGATGATAAAATGTTAATCTACGACTACATGCCCAACAAAAGTCTGGATTTCTTTCTCTTCAGTGAGTATCAACTTCTTtcttaaactattattaattggatAATACCCATCACAGTATAATATAGGCATAGGTGGCTTTCATAGCACTGGGAAAGTTAGTGAACATTCTTTGAAGTGCACTGACCTTTCAATCTACTATCTTTTCTGGTGATCACTATATGAGATGGtatcaaaaaattgagaaagatgAGTGAAACTGAACCCTTTAGGAGGATAATTAGTCTTAGTTATTCAACAGGTCCGTCTACGAGGGAGCAATTAGATTGGCAGCAAAGATTCAAAATCATCGAAGGGACGGCTCAAGGACTACTCTACCTTCACAAGCACTCGCGACTCAAGATAATCCACCGTGATCTGAAACCAAGTAACATATTACTTGATGAAAACATGAATCCGAAGATTTCTGATTTTGGTCTTGCAAGAATTTTTAAGCAGAACATAGATGAAGCTAACACGAACCGACGTGTTGGGACCTAGTAAGTGACATCTTCTAGTAgctttttcataaattaagtGTATGATTgacttgaataatttatatgactAAAAACTTATATGAATGCTTCTCAGTGGTTACATGGCCCCTGAGTACGCCATGCAGGGCATATTCTCCGTTAAATCAGATGTCTATAGTTTTGGAGTTTTAGTACTTGAAATTGTGAGTGGTCGGAGAAACAATAGCTTCCATCAAATTGAAGGTCCTCTAAATCTGGTGGAGTATGTAagttatatcaaaatatataatggtTTCACCACTTCCATCTCAGTATACTTCTCAGAACACATAAAATATGATGGATTATATCTACAGGCCTGGGAGCTCTGGAGAAAAGATTCTGCTATGGAGCTCATGGATCCAACATTGACGGCTTCATGCATTAGAAATCAACTGCAGAGATGCATTCATATAGGCCTTCTATGCGTTGAAAATCACGCAGTCGATCGACCTACCATTGAAGATGTTATATTTACgctaaaaaatgaaatgtcaAGTTTGCCAATACCCAAGAATCCAGCATTCATCACAAGAAACAGCATTATTGAGAAGGTAGAAGAGACTATACCAGAGAAGTTATCTGCTAATGAACTCACAGTCTCTGAAATAGAAGGAAGATAGTACCTCAACCTACTCAAGGATTTCTTGTTGAGTGTCATGCTAATACATATAAACACcatatcaattattttgatatgtttgtgttaatatttattattctttcattggtttttcttttttttaaattttctacaCTATTTAGCCAACAAAGTATaagtctttttcttatttaactTCAACCCATTTATTTACTTCTAAACTATTGGACATTGGGTTGGGGGCGGTGGACTCATGGACCGATCCACATTTATATATCTGAAGtatcttaatttaatattggGATAAGGACTCTTCTATGATAAATATTAGGGATAATTGTACTCTcttctttcaagattttgatgtaattacacataaattttaccGTTGAGGtcttctaacaaataagtttttcgatttatcaaaattcactaaatttgttgatattaataaaataaataaataaaaattaaaatttaccctttattaacttattattgacttattatatGTCTAATAAATTTCTTATGACTAAGCTAACGGTAAAGATATATCTCTTCACTTGCATTAACATGGAAGATGTATAAAGTAATCtggtcattaaaatatttatttgacctacaacaATCAGTGATGAgtcaattgggggtaaatatatttgttaatatcagcaaatatGGTGAATTGTAACTAACGGAGGGACTTGTTtattagacagaagcaaacctcatgagtactaaatataattttctaaatcatATGGGGTCTACATATATGTAACTACACCAAACTTTGGGGagagaagtgtaattatctataCATACTATCTAATAGAATTTGCAGTCTCACAAATACACGTTGGAATAATGACTTCTTTTCAATAAACCttatttgaaatgaaatttgtaatcctccaaatatatattaaattatgaacttCTTTTAAAGATAGAGATGAATATGgctataaacaaaataaatgagtGTCGTAAAAAGTTACATTATTTTGAGGAAATTCTGGTATCTAAATCATTAGCATATGCCATATAGTAGAGTCAGAccaattttgttataataggTGGAGAAATTCTTGTAACATCAGATTTGTCTAGAAGTCACAGTCAACACAGAGTCAACTCGCCCCTCCCACCCAAGTCTCCTCCCTCACAACTGGCAAATGCGACTTGCCATTGCATTCTCATCGCTTTTTAATAAacgaaatttaaaaaataaaatgaattgaatttattgtaactacccacaaaaaagaaattagatattctttttttctcaaaactcGTCCAAATATATTACGCTATGATTGTAATCCTACGAACACATCAGAAGAAATGGAGAAACTCAGCTCTCGTATTCTTTACgtaattgtttttaattcCTTTATAGCAGGTAAAATGAACCAAATTTAGTTCATTAATCCCTCATAAATTTTCAAGGATGAATTAACTGAGAAGGATTGTGTTTGAACAGGAGTTTACTCACCGGTGACGCTTACAGTACTGAACCTGTGCGAGTTCACAGTCTGGCCCGCCATTGCTTCACTCTCCGGTACCTTCACTACTGGTTTCGCTTTACAGACGGGTGAATCCAAGATCATCAACGCGCCGTGGTCATGGCAGGGCCGCCTCTGGGGTAGGACCCACTGCGGCAACGTCTCCGTCGGGAACTTTTCTGCATAACCGGCGATTGTGGCACCGGGACACTAGAGTGTGACAATAGGGTCTCGCTCACGTCCGTCACGCTCGTCGAGTTCAATCTCGACGGGCCTCAAGGAATGGACTTCTATGACCTTAGCCTCGTCGACGGTTTCAACCTCCCAATTGTGGTGGTGCCGGAAGGCGATTCCAGGGACAACTGTAGGACCACGCGTTGTGTGGTTGATTTGAACGAGCGGTGTCCGTCGGAGCTGCGGGTGACGAGCGCCGGCGGGAAACGCGTCGCGTGCAAGAGTGCGTGCCAGGCGTTCAGGGAGGACCGCTACTGCTGCGCGGGAGAGTACGGCTCACCCGAAAACTGCAAGTCCAATCAATACTCGCAGTTGTTCAAGAACGCGTGCCCAGACGCGTACAGCAACCCCTATGATGATAACACTAGCACCTTTTCATGTGCAGGGGCCGACTACACTGTAGCGTTCTGCCCGTTGTCTAACGCCAGGTAACGTATTCGTTTTCTTAAAACGGCAGTGTTGTCCGGTCAATGCCGATTCATTTATTTAGCCTGTGAAATTGGGTGAAAGAACTGTATCATAAAATAGAGATATTAACCTATACAACTTAgatatattaaagaattaaccTATAGAAAATGCTTTAGcattatgatattttagtcACGCTTGCAAATTTCTTGGATTTGTTCCCGACCCACATCATGATACATTGTGTTCTCATAGTTAAGCTTCTATATTGTACATGTACTTTACATACAATGCGCGAATTGTTTAGAGGtcttatgtaaaaatttggaTGTGGGAAagtattttaagtttttaatacGTTAGTTCTATCTTCTATTAATTACAACTAAATTGATCTCATAATCTATTGACTTCAATTGAAAGTACAATTATGCAATTGCAATTTAGTTTGTTATCGATGTGCTCGTTCACATgcaattacatttaaatattttcatatatggCCCCCAAATataaactttaataaaatatttacagttTCTGCTAGTTTATGTTTAAGTAATTTAGATTATTCAAAAATCTTAGTATTGACTTCAGTTAAATGGTTCTTTCCCTGATATCTTTGTTCTAGCCTAACTTACTATGATTAGTGATTAAGTATAGCACAAAGACCTTTTTCACAAAGGGGACAAATACTTGTAGAGTTAACAGTTCTTTTACATAGTATATATAGCTTAAGATTAAATACAAGTGACTTCTCCATTGAGAAACTAACAAAAGAATACAACTTTGATGGTTCTGCATGAAAACTTATGTTCTTGATTCACCGCTACTCGATAAGAGCAGCCAACCTTCAAGCAGGAGCTCCCCACCTCCAAGCAGCACTTCTCCTCCTTTAAGGAGCTCCACTCCACCTTCAAGCAGTGGTTCGCCACCTTCAAGCAGAGGTtggttcatatatatacaattatattttatctcaacaaacaaaaattttctgcCTAGCTTCTAGTTTACATCTTTCCCTGTTAAAATACAATTCAACCCACTAACCAAATTTGGAAATTGTCAATGACaggaatgaaaaaaattataaagatcaTCCTTATTGTAGTAAGTGGAGTTGTGCTAGTTGTGTTGGCCATTGCCTTGTTCATTATGCGAAAAATCAAACAAGGTAGAATAGTAATATACCTGTTGCTTTTTGGTTTTATCTATACATTTTCCGGGACCTTCACTGCCATTCTTATGACGATAACTTGATGACCATCTGACAgggaaaaaggaggaaaaattacatgaacTGCTGAGACTGGAGGGGTTTACAGAAACTTACGAGCTCAACGGTGGTGGAGCCAAGAGTCATGATCTTAGACGGTTTACTTATGCATCTATTGTATCTGCTACAAGCAACTTTCCTCCGACTATAAACTGGGACAGGGTGGTTTTGGCCCCGTTTATAAGGTAAAATTGTTCAGACTCGAttcctttttattattcaGCATAGAAACTGAAGCGTCTTAATCTAAAGTATAATTCCTggaaattctttcaaaaaattgattgagcAGAAATCATGCTTCTGTTATTTATTCAGTTAACAGATAACCAAGATCCTGATGCTGTTATTTATTCAGTCTCCATGAGTTAAAATGTTATTTCCAAACATAAGAAGAATGGTTTATTACAATGACCTCCCTCGAGAATATATGCAAGTCTGAGTGCACACGCACCCCAGAAAATCCTCTCTCCTCTAAGTTTTTGCCTTGAAAGAACTTTATGATTACCTCTGTTTGAGATTAGGTACTGCATAATCACAATCCTATTTTCtagaaataaaacattaatatttgatcaagtTTCTGGCCATCTCGGCATGTTCAAATAGAATGAGCGCGTAACATGCAAGAAAGTATGACTTGGAGGATGTTTGGTTAATCTCAAAAGGTGAAAGAGTATATTAACTAATTCTATAAGTTCCTGATAAAACGGTTTTAATTAAACctaaaaagaagaatcaataTTTGTTGAAATGATTGTAGGAAACAAGTTATTTAATCTTCTCCTTTTCTAGTAACGGCcaaaaatcttatatttttttctgaaaattctaaacatagtattttgtttctttgtctGCCCCGATATCACTCTCACgtttatgtaaatttaagtTTCTTACTGATTCCCATTATTTTAACCTACCTTATCCAAAATTCAGCTTTGTCTGAGTATCCTTGTTTTCACTACTTTGCATGTACATTTTAATGTGCAAAAGTAAAAGCTGatgttgatatatttctttatttttgctgTTGGTTTTATTGCATATTATGAGATCAAGCCCGTTCACTCTCAAACAATGATAATCATGTATTAACTTCTTGAACGAATATTCCATCAGAAGTTGTCAACAGCTGATCTTTCtcatttcttttccaaaaaCTAGGTTCTGAAAGATCTGGTTAGAAATATTGATAATCAGGACCAAAATGATTGTATTCCAAGTTCACCAAGTTATGTATGTTTGTTCATTTTTACAGGGAAGAACACCAGAAGGCCAAGATATAGCGGTAAAGATTCTTTCACGGCAATCAGGACAGGGATTGCTCGAGTTTAAAACTGAGCTCATACTCATTTCTAAACTGCAGCATGTGAACCTTGTTAAGCTACTCGGCTTTTGCATTCATGGAGATGATAAAATGTTAATCTACGACTACATGCCCAACAAAAGTCTGGATTTCTTTCTCTTCAGTGAGTATCGAACTACCTTTCTTAAACTATTAGTAATAAGATAATATGAAGACAATATAATATGGGGATGGGTGGCTTTTCCAGTTCTGGTAAGGAATTTGTGAAATGTAGTGATATCTAGACTTTGTGAAATGTAATGATATCTAGACTTTGTGAAAGATGAGATAAAATGAATCGTTTCGGGAGATCATAGGACTTAGTTATACAACAGGTCCATCTTCAAGGGAGCAATTAGATTGGCAGCAAAGGTTCAATATCATTGAGGGGACGGCTCAAGGACTACTCTATCTTCACAAGCACTCCCGGCTGAGGATAATCCACCGAGACTTAAAACCAAGTAACATATTACTTGATGACAATATGAAACCGAAGATTTCTGATTTTGGTCTTGCAAGAATTTTTAAGCAGAATGTAGATGAAGCTAACACGAACAGGCGTGTCGGGACCTAGTAAGTAACACATTAACTAGTAACTTTCCTCATTTATTTGTATGAttgttttgaatatttaatatgactgATAGCTAATTGTATGTTTTACAGTGGTTACATGGCCCCTGAGTATGCCATGCAGGGCATATTCTCTGTTAAATCAGATGTCTATAGTTTTGGAGTTTTAGTACTTGAGATTGTGAGTGGTAGGAGAATCAATAGCTTCCATCAAATTGAAGGTCCTCTAAATTTGGTGGAGTATGTAAGTTTTTATTAAGATATGCTATTGTTTTATGACTTCCATTTTTGGTATACCTcgcaaaaattgtaaattatggAATTATTTTGCAGGCTTGGGAGCTTTGGACAAAAGATTCTGCAATAGAGCTCATGGATGCAACGTTGAGGGCTTCATGCATTACAAATCAATTGCACAGATGCATTCATATTGGGCTCCTATGTGTTGAAAATCAAGCAGTCGATCGACCCACCATTGAAAACGTTATATTGatgttaaaaaatgaaacaacgAGTTTGCCAATGCCCAAGAATCCATCATTTATCACAAGGAAAAGCATACTTGAAAAAGCAGAACAGAGTACACCAGAGAAGTTATCACTCAACGAACTCACAGTTTCCGAATTAGGAGGAAGATAGTGTTTTATGGGCTAATGAAGTACTGTTTCTTAAATAGGAGGAAGATAATTCTTCAGCCTTGTTTCTTGTTGATTGACATGCTAGTATAGACACACATCAAAGtacattttttgtattttaattatttggcATATTTATGTTGATATTGAACAagatttcttaattttgagaaattgatgatattttatttccagAAAGTTTGTTAATTCTTACAGTCATGTAATGGCATAGTAATGAAGAACTATTAGTAGAACTTTATGCTAAATTTTTCCTTCCCACATACTGTTACATGGtacaattatttctttttccagaTTCTCAGGTAATCAAAGTTGCATTTAAACATCGTCAAAGATATCATgctaaaagactaaaatttaGATTTCAGGATTAGACAGTGTCCTTTCAGGCTTTTCCAGGCACACCTCCAGTTTGTCTTGCTAGAAATAGCATATCTTAAGGACCATAGTAGAGGCAAAGGTGGAGAATTCAAAGATGtaaaaactctctctctctctctctctctctctctctctctctcacacacacacacacacgtgtCTGTGTGAATGGAAGCaaccatttctttttcttgccgTTTGTCCTTTGGAATTTCAGTATTCCACGAGAGTacaattgtttaataaaaagatatctCCTGGCATAAATTAAGCAGTTCACATActactttctttctttgtgcTCATGGAATGCTAGACTAATgttgtttgttttattctataattttggtTGTTAACTGTCATATGGAATAACATCAAGATTCCCAATTATGCTAAAAGCCCTGCAATGCATAAGAACCAAGTGAATAAACCGAGGTTTTTCTAGTTGTCTTGTAAATTTCACAACCAGCTGTTCATGCTATTTCAACCTCAGCCAATTCCTATAAACCTCTCATGTTCAAGACTTTGTTCTACATCTGCCCAAAATTCCACAAGAAACAcacatttttttatctctatatCTTTCCATTAGAAGTTTTAGAGGGAATTCGCTATTTCAGGTGAGTTATGGCAGAGCTGAGTCCTCAGGTTCAAGAAAGGCGGAAAGAAGGGCTGGAGGACGACACGCCTACGCCTACACTCGATGTCCACAGTGTGTCAATGAAAATTCAGAGGGCCCGAGAGGTCTACAAAGCATATGGCGAGGATGAAGATAAGCCCACAAAGGGTGAAGTTATGGTCTGGTACTTGTATGGACTGTGCTCATACTTTGTGCACACTGTCCTGATTCCTATTGTCTTCCCACTCATTATCAGCCAAACAGTCGGTGATCCACCGGTGCCTCGGCAAGGTTGGTTGAGGAGCCATAAGGATTTGCAGTGCAAGGAGAACGAAATGCGACTGTAAGTTCtaaatagttaaatattttgtttcaagAATTTTAGGGGCTGACGCGGCTATAATGGtgtttttgaaggaaaaatgaaagaaaataaagagaaaattagtAGTAATAACAGTTTTCTGGTTTTGGACATCAATATTATGGTATTCACGTGCTGGTGAGTAGCGGTCGTTAATGTAATTGAACTGAAAATTATCTCCATGCTTAATCACAGATATGAAGGACTGGTGCACAGGGCAATCAAACTTGGTGCCAACAATTTGTCCCCCTTAGAATGGACTTCAATTTCTTGGATAACAGGACTGATTCTTTCAGCACCTATACTTGGTATCGTTTCGGTCCTGCTTGACTACAGCCACTATCAGCAACTTATTGCTGGTGCAGCCACAGGCATAGGAGCTCTCTTCTGCCTCCCCGCTGGGTTTTTTAGGAAATCCTGGATCTTCCCGCCGTACATCGCCGCCATTGTGGCAGCAAACACCATTGTTGGAGCAGCCCACGCCCGCCACCTTGGGCTAATGATCCGTGGATTCACAGGCTCCACAATCCCCAAACGCCAGTTCCCAAATAGAAGATCGTTTGCAAGCTGGCTGTCCCTGTACTCAACCGCAGCCGGCTGCTTGGGAGCTGCCATCATGGCTTCCTTCACATACCATATGCTCAGGCACTCGGACCATTTTAATGCTTTATGGGTTGTTTCCATATTCAGTGGCCTGAAATGGGGTCTAGGAATGATTCACATTTTCAGCACAAATAGAGCTACTGCAAGTTTTACTGATTCAGAGTCAAATCCTGCTCCCATAACCCATATCGTATCGATTTTCAGATATCCCCATGCAGCAGGAAGTCTTGCTGGGGTCTTTCTTTCATCTTTCACATCGATGTGCATTTTTGGAGCAGGATTGCTTTATGCGATAGGATATCTTTGCATAAAAGCAAAgcatattttgtttctatggctGATATATTTCTTGGTCCCTTTGGTTTCTCTTCCGCTGGCGCACCCACTGCAGCAAACCATGAAGTCAGATGCTGAGAAAATGCAGCTTCTTGGCTTCATACTGTCATCTTTAACATCTGGCTTCGGATTCTATTATCAAGGAAGCACTTGGGGAATTGGCCATCTGCTTCTCTTTGCAGCTATACAAGGCACTTCAACAGGTTTACTGCAATCCTTTCACGTCACTTGATATAATTTCCAGAACTACTAAGAGAGTATAACAATGAGTTTGACTACCAAATATACAGGGATCAATCGAGCGTTATTCAAGAATAGTATGTAGCTAAAATTGTGTGATCGTTTAGTATTTCTGCTACTAAATGTTTCTCTCGTTTTACAGGTTTACTGCATGCATTCGGGAGGGTTCTATGGCTGGATTGTTCTCCGGCAGGGAAAGAAGGCGCATTTTCTGTGTGGTTTTCGTGGGCGCGAGCACTGGGAGCATGTGCAGGATTTGCTCTGGCAACAGCCATGCCTGGAGATGTTGGCAAGGCCTTTGGAGTTTCTTTTTGTGCCGGACTTGTTGGGATGATTGTTTTAATCTTTGGAAATATCAGCAGCTTTAGAGGGGCCAAAGCAGCTGGTCATGTAATCAAAAGTGAGAACAATTCCCCTGTTCATGGATGGGATGATGATCATGTGAAGGGATCAGTTACCACAGAAGTTGTACCTCAAGGGAAGGTTGATGTTTAAGAACTTCAATTGTTTTTcccttgttttgttttgggcTTTTCCCTTGATGTTCTTAATAAGTCCCATTAATctgataattcttttataacaaCTGGGCAGCAccacatttatttttgttgcttcttcctcttcaattcagaaataatttcttttatagttATCTTGCATGCTAGAGAAGTAAAATTCTTACACAAATAGAAGCAAGAATGAAGCATTGTTTAACTACTACAAATgatgtctctctctctctcaaaaaacaaaactagTACAAATGATGTAGTAAATTATACAGTTGTCTTTTATCCTTTCTACATGCCAAGAACAAAAAACTATCGATGAAAAAGAGGCAAGATCTTCCAGGAAATCAAACTATATTTGGCCACTTCTGCTCTTGAGAAAATCGACCACTGTCGCTCCATGTTAACAAGATTTTTGCTCAATACTTTCACTAACttattcatcataaaaaaatagcttTTCTAGCCTTAATACATTCACAGCACAGCTAATATAATTCAAACAGAAACCAGGTCAGTATAACATTACTGATGAACATGTTACCTTCAAAACCTCCATAACCATGCATTGGATTAGTCTTGTAGCAAAGGTTGTCTGAGGCGACGTTTGGACTTCTTAGACTGCAGTGAGAGACAGATTAGCTAAATGCCATGGAGTCTTAGTCAGGTTTAACAGTTTCAAACTTCCACTAGAACTCGTAAGAGAAAGTAATTAAGAGCATAATGCATgcagaaaaaaaggaaattcaaCCACACTTGACCACACACAAACTATGTCTCgtagtttaattattaatatactaGTCAATGCGGAACGCCGTTCTtccatgcatataataaataatttttcatatttaaaattatattataaataagaacaaaatatataattcaatacatgacattaaaaaagaaaaaaaaaaagaaaactaatttattaattaatgtatagtTTGGAAAATGGAGtgttaattatcttattaattgaAGGGCATTTTCTACTTACAAAATATTAGTGCGGTGGTGTCATTAACCCCCGTTTGTGAGTATGAaatccttttcctttttatattattatagatatTACACTTGGTAATTGAAGGCTATGTTTGGCTCGATCAATAAAagcaaattatttctaataagaactcatttgtgtaat comes from Sesamum indicum cultivar Zhongzhi No. 13 linkage group LG10, S_indicum_v1.0, whole genome shotgun sequence and encodes:
- the LOC105172840 gene encoding uncharacterized protein LOC105172840, coding for MAELSPQVQERRKEGLEDDTPTPTLDVHSVSMKIQRAREVYKAYGEDEDKPTKGEVMVWYLYGLCSYFVHTVLIPIVFPLIISQTVGDPPVPRQGWLRSHKDLQCKENEMRLYEGLVHRAIKLGANNLSPLEWTSISWITGLILSAPILGIVSVLLDYSHYQQLIAGAATGIGALFCLPAGFFRKSWIFPPYIAAIVAANTIVGAAHARHLGLMIRGFTGSTIPKRQFPNRRSFASWLSLYSTAAGCLGAAIMASFTYHMLRHSDHFNALWVVSIFSGLKWGLGMIHIFSTNRATASFTDSESNPAPITHIVSIFRYPHAAGSLAGVFLSSFTSMCIFGAGLLYAIGYLCIKAKHILFLWLIYFLVPLVSLPLAHPLQQTMKSDAEKMQLLGFILSSLTSGFGFYYQGSTWGIGHLLLFAAIQGTSTGLLHAFGRVLWLDCSPAGKEGAFSVWFSWARALGACAGFALATAMPGDVGKAFGVSFCAGLVGMIVLIFGNISSFRGAKAAGHVIKSENNSPVHGWDDDHVKGSVTTEVVPQGKVDV